Proteins encoded by one window of Collimonas fungivorans:
- a CDS encoding ShlB/FhaC/HecB family hemolysin secretion/activation protein, whose translation MAQTIQPPDLEELRRRDPSVQTPSSEEQRRRSQGELQERQRLLQAPNVSLEDKAAAEALEGLSLPSETPCFAIHQFVLEVPPQLSAASRAAGASDLPFDHFRFAQDYLRKYDGACVGKSGLNLIVKRLTSQILARGYSTTRIGIPGQDIAGGVLKLVLVPGVIRTIRFSDPNLYGTWRSAFPTGPGELLNLRDLEQGLEQMKRIPSQDVDMQIVPGEIPGESDVVIEVKRSKPWKFTGTLDDSGAKGTGKLQAGLNFALDNPLGLNDMFNIGLSTDADRKAGQRGTSGNNVYYAIPAGYWNFAVSGSTYDYHQEVAGANQTFVSSGKSRNLELKVTQLFQRDQAQKNSWQFRVGKRWNHAYVEDTEIAVQERNTTFAELAWVHTHYIGSAQLDFTFANKWGVNWFNGQTYAKNLLGQEDSSTNNLHYTLQTVDATLSLPFHIASQPLTYIGTFRGQATRSPLYLADQLSFGNRYTVRGFDGELTLAGERGFYVRNELNLPIASSGQSAYLGLDYGQVYGPSVANLLGNKLAGATVGLRGGLFGLSYDLFSSWALVKPQGFNTATPAVGFSLSYQY comes from the coding sequence TTGGCTCAGACAATCCAGCCGCCCGACTTGGAAGAACTGCGCCGCCGTGACCCAAGTGTGCAGACACCGTCGAGCGAAGAACAACGGCGACGCAGTCAGGGCGAGTTGCAGGAACGCCAACGGCTGTTGCAAGCGCCTAACGTCAGCCTGGAAGACAAGGCCGCCGCGGAAGCGCTCGAGGGTTTGAGCCTGCCCAGCGAAACTCCTTGCTTCGCAATCCACCAGTTTGTCCTCGAAGTCCCGCCCCAGTTGTCGGCTGCCAGCCGCGCTGCCGGCGCGAGCGACTTGCCGTTCGATCATTTCCGCTTTGCCCAGGACTACTTACGAAAATACGATGGGGCCTGCGTTGGCAAAAGCGGCCTGAACCTGATCGTCAAGCGCCTGACCAGCCAGATTCTGGCGCGCGGCTACAGCACCACGCGCATCGGCATTCCCGGACAAGACATCGCGGGAGGTGTCTTGAAGCTGGTGCTGGTTCCTGGCGTGATCCGCACCATTCGTTTTTCCGACCCGAACCTCTACGGCACCTGGCGCAGCGCATTCCCAACCGGCCCCGGCGAGCTGCTCAACCTGCGCGACCTGGAGCAGGGGCTGGAGCAGATGAAGCGCATTCCCAGCCAGGATGTCGACATGCAGATCGTTCCCGGTGAAATACCGGGCGAGAGTGATGTGGTGATCGAGGTGAAGCGCAGCAAGCCGTGGAAATTTACCGGGACCCTTGACGACAGTGGTGCAAAAGGCACAGGGAAATTGCAGGCGGGATTGAATTTCGCTTTGGATAACCCTCTGGGTTTGAACGACATGTTCAACATTGGTCTCAGTACCGACGCTGATCGCAAAGCTGGCCAGCGCGGCACCAGTGGAAACAATGTGTATTACGCCATCCCTGCCGGTTACTGGAATTTTGCGGTTTCGGGCAGCACCTATGATTATCATCAAGAGGTCGCGGGAGCCAATCAGACCTTCGTTTCCAGCGGCAAGTCACGCAATCTGGAACTGAAGGTTACTCAGCTGTTCCAGCGGGACCAGGCGCAAAAGAACAGCTGGCAATTCAGGGTAGGCAAGCGCTGGAACCACGCCTACGTCGAGGATACAGAAATCGCGGTACAAGAACGCAATACCACGTTTGCCGAGCTGGCCTGGGTGCACACGCACTACATTGGCAGCGCTCAACTCGATTTCACGTTTGCCAATAAATGGGGCGTCAATTGGTTCAACGGGCAGACCTATGCCAAGAATCTGCTGGGGCAGGAAGACTCGAGCACCAACAATCTGCATTACACCTTGCAGACCGTGGATGCCACCCTGAGCCTGCCATTCCATATCGCCAGCCAACCGTTGACCTATATCGGCACGTTCCGTGGACAGGCAACCCGTTCGCCGCTGTATCTGGCGGACCAGCTCAGCTTTGGCAACCGCTACACCGTGCGTGGCTTCGATGGCGAACTGACCCTGGCAGGCGAGCGCGGTTTTTATGTGCGCAATGAGCTGAACCTGCCGATCGCCAGCAGCGGCCAGTCGGCTTATCTCGGCCTGGACTATGGGCAGGTGTACGGCCCCAGCGTAGCAAACCTCCTCGGCAACAAACTCGCCGGCGCTACCGTTGGTTTGCGCGGCGGTTTGTTCGGCTTGTCTTACGACCTGTTTTCCAGCTGGGCATTGGTCAAGCCGCAGGGTTTCAATACCGCGACGCCGGCAGTGGGTTTCAGTCTCTCGTATCAATATTAA